A region of Streptomyces sp. NBC_01267 DNA encodes the following proteins:
- a CDS encoding ATP-binding protein, whose amino-acid sequence MPALAYSLTLPAAPRSAAVARLAARAVLEAHRLGVVADSVVLAVSELTACASRFAPEGQVHLSLRYRDGAVRIVSYDAHPRHPHPRLAAVCDARRRGALRVVARLVRAEGGSWGTGAADEPGGGTRMWVVLPCVAD is encoded by the coding sequence GTGCCGGCCCTTGCGTACAGCCTCACGCTGCCCGCCGCACCGCGCAGTGCCGCCGTTGCGCGGCTGGCGGCGCGGGCCGTGCTTGAGGCGCATCGGCTCGGGGTGGTGGCCGACTCCGTTGTTCTCGCGGTGAGTGAACTCACCGCGTGTGCAAGCCGGTTCGCGCCGGAGGGGCAGGTTCATCTGTCGCTCCGCTACCGGGACGGCGCCGTTCGTATCGTCAGTTACGACGCGCATCCGCGACACCCCCATCCCCGGCTCGCCGCCGTCTGCGACGCCCGGCGTCGGGGCGCGCTGCGGGTGGTGGCCCGTCTGGTCAGGGCCGAGGGCGGGAGCTGGGGGACGGGGGCGGCGGACGAGCCCGGGGGAGGTACCCGGATGTGGGTGGTGCTGCCCTGCGTGGCGGATTAG